Proteins co-encoded in one Cyprinus carpio isolate SPL01 chromosome B5, ASM1834038v1, whole genome shotgun sequence genomic window:
- the LOC109099642 gene encoding probable global transcription activator SNF2L2 isoform X2 — translation MKRLAARCNAGLLILSPPDWSQPGDHSQSQAIQNGVSEVMEEESNLKKRKIDQQGNQVSETGQEVVEKVKKRRGRPPAEKLPPNPPKLTKQMNTIVDMVINYKDTLGRQISKGFVQLPSRKEVPEYYELIRKPVDFRRIRERVRNHKYRCIADLEKDIMQMCHNAQTFNLEGSQIFEDSIVLKSVFESARQRIVELSEEDNDAVGSSEADGGQLLNLDPPVSESTNPKLDEKKEKNKTDPSNTSSKKVTNSDEDLGKECENNTRGLLN, via the exons ATGAAGAGACTGGCTGCGCGCTGCAATGCTGGTTTGCTAATTCTCTCTCCTCCAGACTGGAGCCAGCCTGGAGACCACAGTCAG tctcaggccatccaaaacgGAGTGTCTGAGGTTATGGAGGAGGAAAGCAACTTGAAGAAACGAAAAATTGATCAACAAGGCAACCAGGTCTCTGAGACTGGTCAGGAGGTGGTGGAGAAAGTCAAAAAGCGACGGGGTCGCCCTCCTGCCGAGAAACTGCCACCCAACCCTCCCAAGCTCACAAAACAGATGAACACCATCGTAGACATGGTCATCAACTACAAGGACAC GTTGGGCCGACAGATCAGTAAAGGTTTCGTTCAGCTGCCCTCAAGGAAAGAGGTGCCAGAGTACTACGAGCTCATCCGCAAGCCAGTCGACTTCAGGAGGATCAGG GAGAGAGTACGTAATCACAAATATAGGTGCATTGCCGACCTGGAAAAGGATATCATGCAGATGTGCCACAATGCTCAGACCTTTAATCTGGAAGGATCTCag ATCTTTGAGGACTCCATTGTTTTGAAGTCAGTTTTTGAAAGTGCAAGACAGCGAATAGTGGAACTCAGCGAGGAAGACAATGATGCTGTTGGAAGCAGTGAAGCAGATGGTGGCCAACTTTTAAATCTAGATC CTCCTGTTTCGGAATCCACAAATCCCAAGCTGGatgaaaaaaaggagaaaaataaaacCGATCCTAGTAATACCAGTTCAAAGAAGGTCACAAACAGTGACGAAGACCTTGGCAAAGAATGTGAGAATAACACAAGAGGACTATTAAATTAG
- the LOC109099642 gene encoding probable global transcription activator SNF2L2 isoform X1 — translation MRALCVCVSVHSIIMQLIIRPPSFHMVPWSQAIQNGVSEVMEEESNLKKRKIDQQGNQVSETGQEVVEKVKKRRGRPPAEKLPPNPPKLTKQMNTIVDMVINYKDTLGRQISKGFVQLPSRKEVPEYYELIRKPVDFRRIRERVRNHKYRCIADLEKDIMQMCHNAQTFNLEGSQIFEDSIVLKSVFESARQRIVELSEEDNDAVGSSEADGGQLLNLDPPVSESTNPKLDEKKEKNKTDPSNTSSKKVTNSDEDLGKECENNTRGLLN, via the exons ATGCGAGCGTTATGTGTGTGCGTCAGTGTGCATTCCATTATTATGCAGTTGATTATTAGGCCTCCTTCCTTCCACATGGTCCCCTGG tctcaggccatccaaaacgGAGTGTCTGAGGTTATGGAGGAGGAAAGCAACTTGAAGAAACGAAAAATTGATCAACAAGGCAACCAGGTCTCTGAGACTGGTCAGGAGGTGGTGGAGAAAGTCAAAAAGCGACGGGGTCGCCCTCCTGCCGAGAAACTGCCACCCAACCCTCCCAAGCTCACAAAACAGATGAACACCATCGTAGACATGGTCATCAACTACAAGGACAC GTTGGGCCGACAGATCAGTAAAGGTTTCGTTCAGCTGCCCTCAAGGAAAGAGGTGCCAGAGTACTACGAGCTCATCCGCAAGCCAGTCGACTTCAGGAGGATCAGG GAGAGAGTACGTAATCACAAATATAGGTGCATTGCCGACCTGGAAAAGGATATCATGCAGATGTGCCACAATGCTCAGACCTTTAATCTGGAAGGATCTCag ATCTTTGAGGACTCCATTGTTTTGAAGTCAGTTTTTGAAAGTGCAAGACAGCGAATAGTGGAACTCAGCGAGGAAGACAATGATGCTGTTGGAAGCAGTGAAGCAGATGGTGGCCAACTTTTAAATCTAGATC CTCCTGTTTCGGAATCCACAAATCCCAAGCTGGatgaaaaaaaggagaaaaataaaacCGATCCTAGTAATACCAGTTCAAAGAAGGTCACAAACAGTGACGAAGACCTTGGCAAAGAATGTGAGAATAACACAAGAGGACTATTAAATTAG
- the LOC109099642 gene encoding probable global transcription activator SNF2L2 isoform X3 produces MEEESNLKKRKIDQQGNQVSETGQEVVEKVKKRRGRPPAEKLPPNPPKLTKQMNTIVDMVINYKDTLGRQISKGFVQLPSRKEVPEYYELIRKPVDFRRIRERVRNHKYRCIADLEKDIMQMCHNAQTFNLEGSQIFEDSIVLKSVFESARQRIVELSEEDNDAVGSSEADGGQLLNLDPPVSESTNPKLDEKKEKNKTDPSNTSSKKVTNSDEDLGKECENNTRGLLN; encoded by the exons ATGGAGGAGGAAAGCAACTTGAAGAAACGAAAAATTGATCAACAAGGCAACCAGGTCTCTGAGACTGGTCAGGAGGTGGTGGAGAAAGTCAAAAAGCGACGGGGTCGCCCTCCTGCCGAGAAACTGCCACCCAACCCTCCCAAGCTCACAAAACAGATGAACACCATCGTAGACATGGTCATCAACTACAAGGACAC GTTGGGCCGACAGATCAGTAAAGGTTTCGTTCAGCTGCCCTCAAGGAAAGAGGTGCCAGAGTACTACGAGCTCATCCGCAAGCCAGTCGACTTCAGGAGGATCAGG GAGAGAGTACGTAATCACAAATATAGGTGCATTGCCGACCTGGAAAAGGATATCATGCAGATGTGCCACAATGCTCAGACCTTTAATCTGGAAGGATCTCag ATCTTTGAGGACTCCATTGTTTTGAAGTCAGTTTTTGAAAGTGCAAGACAGCGAATAGTGGAACTCAGCGAGGAAGACAATGATGCTGTTGGAAGCAGTGAAGCAGATGGTGGCCAACTTTTAAATCTAGATC CTCCTGTTTCGGAATCCACAAATCCCAAGCTGGatgaaaaaaaggagaaaaataaaacCGATCCTAGTAATACCAGTTCAAAGAAGGTCACAAACAGTGACGAAGACCTTGGCAAAGAATGTGAGAATAACACAAGAGGACTATTAAATTAG